In Blautia sp. SC05B48, a single genomic region encodes these proteins:
- a CDS encoding NTP transferase domain-containing protein: protein MQTGALIVAAGKSSRMGDFKPMLQLGSISIAQRVINNFRQAGISKVVVVTGYHADVLECHLASNNVVFLRNENYANTHMFDSVRIGLEYLKDKVDTVLFTPVDVPLFTAQTVTQMLSLGRPLVTPVCNGNPGHPILIRSTLIDSILSDDGKSGLKGAVDNCGEPMYYLNVEDPGIIHDADTPEDYDELLRIHNQSLIRSEIHIQLAREKVFFDEKLYSLLTLIHETGSVRDACERMHISYSTSWNLIHTLESQLHEPLIIRSQGGTRGSHSELTPYGEEFLKRYARFSEETRSCSKKIFEECFGGFLNA from the coding sequence ATGCAGACAGGCGCCCTCATCGTGGCTGCGGGGAAATCATCACGAATGGGAGACTTTAAACCCATGCTTCAGCTTGGCTCCATTTCCATCGCACAGCGCGTGATCAATAATTTCCGGCAGGCCGGAATCTCCAAAGTAGTAGTGGTAACCGGATATCATGCAGATGTTCTGGAATGCCACCTGGCTTCCAATAATGTAGTCTTTCTTCGAAATGAGAACTATGCAAACACTCATATGTTTGATTCTGTCAGGATCGGACTTGAGTATCTGAAAGACAAAGTGGATACGGTACTCTTTACACCTGTTGATGTTCCGCTGTTCACAGCCCAGACAGTCACGCAAATGCTCTCTCTGGGGCGTCCCCTTGTAACTCCGGTCTGTAATGGCAATCCCGGTCATCCCATTCTGATTCGTTCCACACTGATTGATTCCATTCTAAGTGATGACGGAAAATCAGGACTTAAAGGTGCTGTGGATAATTGCGGGGAACCCATGTATTATCTTAATGTAGAGGATCCCGGTATTATTCATGATGCTGATACACCAGAGGATTACGATGAACTCCTCCGCATACACAACCAGAGCCTAATCCGTTCTGAAATCCATATTCAGCTAGCCCGGGAAAAAGTTTTTTTTGATGAAAAGCTCTATTCGCTGCTTACACTGATCCATGAAACAGGATCTGTCCGTGATGCCTGTGAGCGCATGCACATTTCCTATTCTACCAGCTGGAACCTGATCCATACCCTGGAATCACAGCTTCATGAACCTCTGATCATCAGAAGCCAGGGCGGTACAAGGGGAAGCCATAGCGAACTGACACCATACGGCGAAGAATTTCTGAAACGATATGCCCGTTTTTCAGAAGAAACACGTTCCTGTTCAAAAAAAATATTTGAAGAATGTTTCGGAGGATTTTTAAATGCGTAG